In a genomic window of Gloeocapsopsis dulcis:
- the ptsP gene encoding phosphoenolpyruvate--protein phosphotransferase: MVGIVLVSHSKQLAVGVQELAVQMVGDDVSLTVAAGIDDPDHPLGTDAMQVYQAIESVYSADGVVVLMDLGSALLSAEMALEFLSEEQRAKVHLCEAPFVEGAIAATISAASGNSITQVIAEAREALTAKATQLGIAVVTNNQQSQDTSPTAQIQLTVSNRLGLHARPAARFVTTAAKFQAQIQVRNITRNTNFVRADSINQVTTLGVRQGHEIVIAATGIDAEAALAELQGLVANNFGEDDSAIVPTEIDTGENSLAGELIGIPASSGVAIAPVFQYRPITVRVEEYIVEDTAIEWQRLQRAIQTATQDLQSLQTTQLGSEAEIFSAHLLVLQDPALLEPVHQRIFNHHQNAEFAWKSTIDELANNFYTLEDAYVQERANDITDVGQRVLRSLSGMTTSTIELTQPSILVATDLTPSDTAQLDTTKVLGICTTRGSATSHTAILARTLGIPAVVGVPAAILNLTNGTLLAIDGTSGKVWLDPDTNTVTTLQAKRHVILQAQQQAQVIAHQPAMTRDGKCMSIMANIGSVADVETAIKNGAEGVGLLRTEFLYLNRTSAPTEEEQLKVYQAIAQVLECRPFMIRTLDIGGDKPLPYVKLQPESNPFLGKRGIRFCLENQEIFKTQLRAILRASHGHQIKMMFPMIATVQEVQAAKAIFMEVQTELRQANIPFDATMQVGIMVEIPSAVAIADQLATEVDFFSIGTNDLTQYVMAADRTNSQVATLADALHPSVLRTIHQTVQAAHQAGIWVGLCGELAADPVATPILIGLGIDELSLNPQAIPMLKHVITELNVAEAEAIAQTALSLKSAQGVRTLVSARINP, translated from the coding sequence GTGGTAGGAATTGTTCTTGTCTCTCACAGTAAACAGCTAGCAGTAGGTGTACAGGAACTTGCAGTACAGATGGTTGGTGATGACGTTTCCTTAACTGTCGCCGCAGGTATTGACGATCCAGATCATCCACTCGGTACAGATGCCATGCAAGTTTATCAGGCAATTGAGTCAGTTTACAGCGCAGATGGCGTCGTTGTTTTGATGGATTTGGGAAGTGCTTTGTTAAGTGCGGAGATGGCGCTAGAGTTTTTATCTGAGGAACAGCGCGCAAAAGTTCATTTATGTGAAGCACCATTTGTAGAAGGTGCGATCGCCGCAACAATTTCAGCTGCATCAGGAAATTCCATCACACAAGTGATTGCAGAAGCCCGTGAAGCCTTAACAGCCAAAGCAACACAACTAGGAATCGCTGTCGTTACTAACAACCAACAATCACAAGATACCTCCCCTACAGCCCAAATTCAACTTACAGTCTCTAATAGACTAGGATTACACGCACGTCCCGCAGCCAGGTTTGTGACAACAGCAGCCAAGTTTCAAGCGCAGATTCAAGTCAGAAATATCACAAGAAATACAAACTTTGTCAGGGCTGATAGTATCAATCAAGTTACCACATTAGGAGTGCGTCAGGGACATGAAATTGTCATTGCTGCAACTGGCATTGATGCAGAAGCGGCTTTAGCTGAATTGCAGGGATTAGTTGCAAATAATTTTGGTGAAGATGACAGCGCTATAGTCCCTACAGAAATTGATACGGGTGAGAATTCTTTAGCAGGAGAACTAATTGGAATTCCTGCTTCTTCGGGAGTCGCGATCGCCCCTGTATTTCAATATCGTCCCATAACTGTACGAGTAGAAGAATACATTGTTGAAGATACAGCAATTGAATGGCAGCGGTTACAAAGGGCGATTCAAACTGCAACGCAAGATCTTCAATCATTGCAAACGACACAACTTGGCAGTGAGGCGGAGATTTTTAGCGCACATTTACTTGTTTTACAAGATCCCGCATTACTCGAACCCGTACACCAACGAATTTTTAACCATCACCAAAATGCAGAATTTGCTTGGAAAAGTACGATTGATGAGTTAGCAAATAACTTTTACACCTTGGAAGATGCCTATGTGCAAGAACGTGCTAATGACATAACTGATGTTGGACAAAGAGTATTGCGATCGCTGAGTGGAATGACAACATCAACAATCGAACTGACGCAACCTAGCATTTTAGTTGCAACTGATTTAACTCCTTCAGACACCGCGCAACTAGACACAACAAAAGTATTGGGTATCTGTACAACGCGGGGTAGTGCAACTTCACACACGGCAATTCTGGCACGTACGCTTGGTATACCAGCAGTCGTTGGTGTTCCAGCCGCAATTTTAAATCTGACAAATGGTACACTTCTCGCAATTGATGGTACAAGTGGTAAAGTTTGGTTAGATCCAGATACAAACACCGTAACAACGCTACAAGCTAAGCGTCATGTGATATTGCAGGCTCAACAACAAGCGCAAGTTATTGCACATCAACCCGCAATGACTCGCGATGGAAAGTGCATGAGTATTATGGCTAATATTGGTAGTGTTGCAGATGTTGAAACAGCAATAAAAAATGGTGCTGAAGGTGTCGGATTACTCCGCACCGAGTTTCTTTATCTCAATCGCACATCTGCGCCTACTGAAGAGGAGCAATTGAAAGTTTATCAAGCGATCGCCCAAGTTTTAGAGTGCCGTCCTTTCATGATTCGCACTTTGGATATTGGCGGTGATAAACCACTACCTTATGTAAAATTACAGCCCGAATCTAACCCTTTTTTGGGCAAACGCGGTATTCGTTTTTGTTTAGAAAATCAAGAGATTTTTAAAACGCAGTTACGTGCAATTCTTCGAGCCAGTCACGGACATCAAATTAAAATGATGTTTCCCATGATTGCTACTGTGCAAGAAGTACAAGCTGCAAAGGCAATTTTTATGGAAGTTCAAACAGAATTGCGACAAGCAAATATTCCTTTTGATGCGACAATGCAAGTAGGAATTATGGTGGAGATTCCGTCGGCAGTTGCGATCGCCGATCAGTTAGCAACCGAAGTAGATTTTTTCAGTATTGGTACGAATGATTTAACTCAGTATGTCATGGCAGCAGATCGTACTAATTCTCAAGTTGCAACGCTTGCGGATGCTTTACATCCCTCGGTATTACGCACAATTCATCAAACTGTACAAGCCGCGCATCAAGCTGGAATTTGGGTGGGTTTGTGTGGAGAATTAGCAGCCGATCCTGTTGCAACACCAATTTTAATAGGATTAGGAATAGACGAACTGAGTCTCAATCCTCAAGCAATACCGATGCTCAAACACGTAATTACTGAGTTAAATGTAGCTGAAGCTGAGGCGATCGCTCAAACAGCTTTAAGTCTAAAGTCGGCACAGGGTGTTAGAACATTAGTTTCAGCTAGGATAAACCCTTAA
- a CDS encoding GNAT family N-acetyltransferase encodes MKIFLETERLILRQFTEDDVANLFELNNDPEVTHFTPDVGQTFDYTTIQTKILPQYFAYYKQYNGYGCWAAVEKSSQAFIGWFYLRPAIHAAYFSSAFADRDDIELGYRLRQAAWGKGYATEGAKALIWKGFCELGMRRVFTVALAVNAASIRVMEKIGLKRKKRFLDESGNDLVIHALNKDEFESLSLI; translated from the coding sequence ATGAAGATTTTTTTAGAAACAGAAAGATTGATTCTGCGACAATTTACCGAAGACGATGTAGCTAATTTGTTTGAACTCAATAACGATCCTGAAGTTACTCACTTTACCCCCGATGTTGGTCAAACATTCGATTACACAACGATCCAAACAAAAATACTACCGCAATATTTTGCCTACTATAAACAATACAATGGTTACGGTTGCTGGGCTGCTGTTGAAAAGTCAAGCCAAGCATTCATTGGTTGGTTCTACTTGCGTCCAGCAATTCACGCAGCTTACTTCAGTTCTGCATTCGCCGATCGCGATGACATTGAACTAGGATATCGATTGCGCCAAGCAGCTTGGGGAAAAGGTTATGCTACAGAAGGAGCTAAAGCACTGATTTGGAAAGGCTTTTGTGAGTTAGGAATGCGGCGTGTTTTTACTGTTGCTTTGGCTGTGAATGCGGCTTCGATTCGAGTTATGGAAAAAATAGGACTAAAACGAAAAAAAAGATTTTTGGATGAATCAGGTAACGATTTAGTCATCCACGCGCTTAACAAAGATGAGTTTGAATCCTTAAGCTTAATCTAA
- a CDS encoding DUF6464 family protein produces MEPDSLPTEIILTHPRQSLGNVKLDWTPQPGNYLDLEGKTYAVLERRHRYHLRSGRYRLHKVAIYVQSAPRPSEKSLVAGRWVIGDASCRYNAHSELIRCAVNPEGPCDRCRFYELHPEA; encoded by the coding sequence ATGGAGCCAGACTCACTACCAACGGAGATTATTTTGACGCACCCACGTCAATCTTTGGGGAACGTTAAATTAGATTGGACACCTCAGCCAGGAAACTATCTTGACCTTGAAGGTAAAACTTATGCTGTATTGGAGCGCCGCCACCGCTATCATTTGAGATCAGGGCGCTATCGACTACATAAAGTGGCAATATACGTGCAGTCAGCGCCACGTCCGAGTGAAAAAAGCCTTGTGGCGGGACGTTGGGTAATTGGAGATGCTAGCTGTCGTTACAATGCGCATTCAGAATTGATTCGCTGTGCAGTTAATCCCGAAGGACCATGCGATCGCTGTCGTTTTTATGAACTGCACCCTGAAGCTTAA
- the fmt gene encoding methionyl-tRNA formyltransferase, translating to MKVVFFGTPDFAVPTLKKLLQHPAIEVAAVVTQPDKRRGRGNQLNPSPIKTVALQHDIPVWQPQRVKKDIEALQQLRQSQADIFVVVAYGQILSQEILDMPRLGCINVHGSILPKYRGAAPIQWCLYHGEAETGITTMLMDAGMDTGAMLLKAYTPINLLDNAQDVAQRLAEIGADLLIETLLKWERQEIQPIPQDDAQATYAPLIKKQDYILDWSKPAIALHNQVRGFFPNCVTSFREESLKVIATVSLGAAYWSLLPEFNFLEDHTLSSLSMAVPGEVVSIAKGMGPIVQTGEGLLLIQQVQLAGKRPQSGWDFANGSRLTVGEKLQTTAI from the coding sequence ATGAAAGTTGTATTTTTTGGGACTCCTGATTTCGCAGTACCCACTTTAAAAAAACTGCTGCAACATCCAGCGATAGAAGTTGCTGCAGTTGTTACCCAACCCGACAAACGTCGCGGGCGTGGGAATCAGTTAAATCCTTCGCCAATCAAAACTGTAGCTTTGCAGCATGATATCCCTGTATGGCAACCGCAACGAGTTAAAAAGGACATAGAAGCTTTACAGCAATTGCGACAATCTCAGGCAGATATTTTTGTTGTTGTTGCTTATGGGCAAATTCTTTCCCAAGAAATTTTAGATATGCCCCGTTTGGGTTGTATTAACGTACATGGCTCAATTTTACCAAAGTATCGGGGTGCAGCACCGATTCAGTGGTGTCTATATCACGGCGAAGCTGAAACTGGAATTACAACGATGCTCATGGATGCTGGTATGGATACAGGCGCAATGCTGCTCAAAGCCTACACGCCGATTAATCTCCTTGATAATGCTCAAGATGTAGCGCAACGACTGGCAGAAATAGGGGCAGATTTGCTCATAGAAACGCTGTTAAAGTGGGAACGTCAAGAAATTCAACCAATTCCGCAAGATGATGCGCAAGCGACTTATGCACCGTTAATTAAAAAACAAGATTATATTTTAGATTGGTCAAAACCAGCGATCGCATTACATAACCAAGTACGAGGCTTTTTCCCTAACTGCGTCACCAGCTTTCGGGAAGAGTCTTTAAAAGTTATTGCCACAGTTTCCCTTGGCGCTGCTTATTGGTCGTTATTGCCAGAATTTAATTTTTTAGAAGACCATACTTTGTCTTCTTTGTCAATGGCAGTTCCAGGTGAAGTTGTCAGCATAGCCAAGGGAATGGGACCGATTGTGCAAACAGGCGAGGGATTATTATTAATACAACAGGTACAACTCGCAGGTAAGCGTCCGCAATCAGGATGGGATTTTGCTAATGGTAGTCGTTTAACGGTAGGAGAAAAGTTACAAACTACAGCGATATAA
- a CDS encoding DUF937 domain-containing protein — translation MRLFDQILGAINNPSQQASSGQLANILNTVQQLSSSYNTNPSTMQTLMSVVGGYVRSGLQQKRSREGYDQTQAYVNQYSGASPSPQSVSGLFSQNQVQQLAQLAAQRTGLNPNMIVQMLPILVPIVLNLLQSGSRAQNAPSNPQTSRNNVLDAFLDANGDGEVDIADVMQLAGRHLGQSRF, via the coding sequence ATGAGACTTTTTGACCAAATTCTTGGTGCAATCAATAATCCTTCACAACAGGCAAGTTCTGGACAGCTAGCTAACATTCTAAACACGGTACAACAGCTCAGCAGTAGCTACAACACTAACCCTTCTACAATGCAAACGCTCATGTCTGTGGTAGGTGGTTATGTGCGCTCAGGGCTACAGCAAAAGCGTTCTAGAGAGGGTTATGACCAAACACAAGCATATGTAAATCAATACAGTGGCGCATCACCAAGTCCGCAATCAGTTTCTGGGCTGTTTTCTCAGAACCAAGTTCAACAGCTAGCACAACTTGCCGCGCAACGGACAGGTTTAAATCCAAACATGATTGTACAGATGTTACCTATCTTAGTGCCAATTGTGCTGAACTTGTTACAAAGTGGCAGCCGCGCACAAAACGCCCCAAGCAATCCTCAAACGAGTCGAAATAATGTATTAGATGCTTTTTTGGATGCAAACGGCGACGGTGAAGTGGACATTGCTGATGTCATGCAGCTTGCTGGACGTCATCTTGGTCAATCGCGTTTTTAA
- a CDS encoding YcjF family protein, whose amino-acid sequence MPFPRIVMLLIALIVVLGLLLWLFASLSQMLWQLSYTSPLLADVLLFLIIALMVLLIGVVIYYIAIVQRGERRSRRRAQRQIRIPEERTDAAEENLRAIQQQLTQIQDEVARQALLERSREIEASLSRGALQVVVFGTGSAGKTSLVNAMFGRIVGQVAAPMGTTQQGQTYSLRLKGMERKILITDTPGILEAGVAGTERERLARQLATEADLLLFVVDNDLRHSEYEPLQTLAEIGKRSLLVLNKTDLYTDEDRETILAQLRERVKNFIAPTDIVAIAANPQPVTLENGEIVHPEPDIMPLLRRMAAVLRAEGEELVADNILLQSQRLGEEARQIIDAQRRRQADKVVERFQWISAGVVSVTPLPGVDLLATAAVNAQMVVEIGRIYGCELNLERGKELALSLAKTLASLGIVKGAIQILSTALQFHVATFVVGKAIQGVTAAYLTRIAGKSFIEYFRHDQDWGDGGITEVVQRQFQLNRRDEFIKVFVQEAIARVIKPLKVDS is encoded by the coding sequence ATGCCTTTTCCACGCATTGTCATGCTGCTCATCGCCCTGATTGTTGTTTTGGGGCTATTACTGTGGCTGTTTGCTAGCTTGTCACAGATGTTGTGGCAATTGTCTTACACTTCACCGCTACTTGCGGATGTGTTGCTATTTTTAATCATTGCCTTAATGGTATTGCTGATCGGCGTAGTCATCTACTACATTGCGATCGTACAACGAGGCGAACGGCGATCGCGACGACGGGCACAACGCCAAATTCGGATTCCGGAAGAACGGACTGATGCAGCCGAAGAAAATCTGCGCGCCATACAACAACAACTGACACAAATTCAAGACGAAGTCGCACGTCAAGCATTGTTAGAGCGATCGCGGGAAATTGAAGCCAGTTTGTCGCGTGGTGCATTGCAAGTCGTTGTCTTTGGGACAGGTTCAGCAGGTAAAACTTCGCTTGTTAATGCTATGTTCGGGCGGATTGTCGGACAAGTTGCAGCACCGATGGGGACAACACAGCAGGGACAAACTTACAGCTTGCGCCTCAAAGGAATGGAACGCAAGATTTTAATTACCGATACGCCAGGAATTTTAGAAGCAGGAGTTGCAGGAACCGAACGCGAACGCTTGGCGCGACAATTGGCTACCGAAGCCGATTTATTATTATTTGTTGTTGATAATGATTTACGGCATTCTGAATACGAACCATTACAAACTTTAGCGGAAATCGGTAAGCGATCGCTCTTAGTTTTGAACAAAACCGATTTGTACACCGACGAAGACCGCGAGACTATCCTCGCACAACTGCGCGAACGAGTAAAAAACTTTATTGCACCTACTGATATTGTGGCGATCGCCGCAAATCCGCAACCTGTGACATTAGAAAATGGTGAAATAGTTCACCCTGAACCTGATATCATGCCACTACTCCGTCGCATGGCTGCTGTGTTACGTGCGGAAGGTGAAGAATTAGTAGCAGACAATATCTTACTGCAATCGCAGCGATTAGGAGAAGAAGCTCGTCAAATTATTGATGCACAACGCCGTCGCCAAGCCGACAAGGTAGTAGAACGCTTTCAATGGATCAGTGCGGGTGTTGTTTCTGTGACACCATTACCAGGTGTTGATTTACTCGCAACAGCAGCTGTTAATGCACAAATGGTAGTAGAAATTGGGAGAATCTACGGGTGTGAATTGAATTTAGAACGCGGTAAAGAGTTAGCCCTTTCCTTGGCAAAAACTTTAGCAAGTTTGGGTATTGTGAAAGGAGCAATTCAAATTCTGTCTACGGCGTTGCAATTTCATGTTGCGACTTTTGTTGTTGGTAAAGCAATCCAAGGTGTTACTGCTGCATATCTGACGCGAATTGCTGGTAAAAGCTTTATTGAATATTTTCGCCACGATCAAGACTGGGGTGATGGTGGTATTACTGAAGTCGTACAACGCCAGTTTCAACTCAACCGCCGTGATGAATTTATTAAGGTTTTTGTGCAAGAAGCGATCGCGCGTGTAATTAAACCACTTAAGGTTGATTCATGA
- the dhaL gene encoding dihydroxyacetone kinase subunit DhaL, whose translation MGCTRENGKLAMGNLIVVTKEHIIHWLQQFASAIAQNKEYLTQLDAAIGDADHGINMDRGFQKVSNQLPNFAAQDISNILKSVSMTLISSVGGASGPLYGSFFLRASTAVAGKQELSNEDMVSLLQAGLDGVLQRGKAQLGDKTMIDALSPAVTTFTQVISEGKSTPEAIQQATVAAEQGMKATIPIVAKKGRASYLGDRSINHQDPGATSVYLMLQSLSEVLAICS comes from the coding sequence ATGGGATGCACCCGTGAAAACGGCAAGCTGGCGATGGGGAATTTGATCGTGGTGACAAAAGAGCATATCATACACTGGTTGCAGCAATTCGCTAGTGCGATCGCTCAAAATAAAGAATACTTGACGCAATTAGATGCGGCAATTGGTGATGCTGACCACGGGATCAATATGGATCGTGGTTTTCAAAAAGTCTCAAATCAGTTACCGAATTTTGCAGCGCAAGATATTAGCAATATTTTGAAAAGTGTGAGTATGACACTCATTTCTAGTGTCGGTGGTGCCAGTGGTCCATTGTATGGCAGCTTCTTTTTACGCGCTAGTACCGCAGTTGCCGGAAAACAAGAATTGTCTAACGAAGATATGGTGAGTCTACTGCAAGCAGGGTTAGATGGTGTCTTACAACGCGGCAAAGCTCAACTTGGTGATAAAACAATGATTGATGCACTATCTCCTGCAGTTACAACTTTTACACAAGTTATTAGTGAAGGAAAAAGTACACCAGAAGCTATCCAACAAGCTACAGTTGCAGCAGAACAAGGAATGAAAGCAACTATCCCTATCGTGGCAAAAAAAGGTCGGGCTAGCTACTTAGGCGATCGCAGTATCAATCATCAAGATCCTGGTGCAACGTCCGTTTATTTGATGTTACAGAGTTTATCTGAAGTACTGGCAATTTGCTCATGA
- the dhaK gene encoding dihydroxyacetone kinase subunit DhaK, whose product MKKLINHPENFVRESLEGMAKAHPDLLKVQFEPTFVYRAVAPVPGKVAIVSGGGSGHEPMHAGFVGLGMLDAACPGEVFTSPTPDQMLAAAKQVDGGGGILYIVKNYSGDVMNFEMATELARAEDLRVLSILIDDDVAVKDSLYTQGRRGVGTTVLAEKICGAAAEQGYDLQQIADLCRRVNLNGRSMGVALTSCTVPAKGTPTFDLGANEIEMGIGIHGEPGCERMLVKSADEITEILAMSIFQDVAYSRTVQEWDENKRGFVDVQLTDPEWEKGDRLLAFVNGMGGTPLAELYIVYRKLAELCAQQGYQIVRNLVGSYITSLDMQGCSITLLKLDDEMIRLWDAPVKTASWRWGI is encoded by the coding sequence ATGAAAAAGCTCATCAATCACCCAGAAAACTTTGTCCGTGAGAGTTTGGAAGGTATGGCAAAGGCTCATCCCGATCTACTTAAAGTACAATTTGAGCCAACGTTTGTCTATCGTGCTGTTGCACCTGTACCAGGAAAAGTTGCGATTGTTTCCGGTGGTGGTAGCGGACACGAACCAATGCACGCAGGGTTTGTTGGCTTGGGAATGCTTGATGCGGCTTGTCCTGGTGAAGTTTTTACTTCTCCAACTCCCGATCAAATGTTAGCAGCAGCGAAACAAGTTGATGGTGGTGGAGGAATTCTCTATATCGTCAAAAACTATAGTGGCGATGTGATGAACTTTGAAATGGCAACTGAGTTAGCTCGTGCGGAAGATTTGCGAGTCTTGAGTATTTTAATTGATGATGATGTTGCTGTTAAAGATAGTTTATACACCCAAGGACGGCGGGGTGTGGGAACAACGGTATTAGCTGAGAAAATTTGTGGTGCAGCAGCAGAACAAGGATATGATTTACAGCAAATCGCCGATTTGTGTCGCCGAGTTAATCTTAATGGACGCAGTATGGGAGTTGCTTTGACTTCATGTACTGTACCAGCAAAAGGAACGCCTACCTTTGATTTAGGTGCTAACGAGATTGAAATGGGAATCGGGATTCATGGCGAACCAGGATGCGAAAGAATGTTAGTTAAATCTGCAGATGAGATTACTGAAATACTCGCAATGTCGATTTTTCAAGATGTTGCTTATAGTCGCACAGTACAAGAGTGGGATGAAAACAAAAGGGGCTTTGTTGATGTGCAATTAACTGATCCTGAATGGGAAAAGGGCGATCGCCTTTTAGCTTTTGTCAATGGAATGGGTGGTACACCTTTGGCTGAATTGTATATTGTCTATCGCAAACTAGCAGAGCTTTGTGCACAGCAGGGATATCAAATTGTGCGTAATTTAGTCGGTTCTTATATCACATCGCTGGATATGCAAGGTTGTTCAATTACGCTGCTGAAGTTAGATGATGAGATGATTCGGCTATGGGATGCACCCGTGAAAACGGCAAGCTGGCGATGGGGAATTTGA
- a CDS encoding serine/threonine-protein kinase, with the protein MSLVVCSNGHQIALGARFCQQCGEQLTIAKSKTVANQTENGLEELPPRTRLRDRYIVLQQLGQGGFGKTYLAEDTGRFNEKVVIKEFVPTIQGTQAIEKAEELFQREAVTLHQLQHPQIPRFWETFRQEKRLFLVEDFIAGQTYQYLLEQRLQQGKCFKEAEILQLFRELLPVLSYLHRQGVIHRDISPDNIMLRAKDKQPVLIDLGGVKQIAIDVVTQVAKARNRPISGATCLGKVGYAPDEQIRLGIVAPHSDLYALAVTALVLMTGKQPQELLDQHTLHWMWQRELTLSPLLEKIINQMLHRQPAQRFKSADEILQMLQSNSSSRTHTATKPTVLQQSNPSSRTYAATKPTEFKVTASVNNSGQGGVFDNSIQVPDEIKGWNWGAFLMPNFWLFSNQVWIGLLVWIPYVGWIMSFVLGAKGNKWAWKSRKWDSIAAFKAYQRAWTKWGLIIYGSFLALALLVGFLAAMVAIVTEIESQRVSSSTTSSPSTSSTQELSEAYPSDAIDSSISACEQSFRANAPKAATQIISNYCSCTVSAVQQKMSYGEYVEAETVLYKRQQNQELNPSEQRKADNYMNKLYEAISICRQRLGF; encoded by the coding sequence ATGAGTCTTGTTGTATGTAGTAATGGACACCAAATTGCACTAGGAGCAAGATTCTGTCAACAATGTGGCGAACAATTGACAATAGCAAAGTCTAAAACAGTAGCAAATCAGACTGAAAATGGACTAGAAGAGTTACCGCCCAGAACTCGACTACGCGATCGCTATATAGTTCTGCAACAACTTGGTCAAGGTGGGTTTGGTAAAACCTATCTAGCAGAAGATACAGGTAGATTCAATGAAAAAGTTGTTATTAAAGAATTTGTTCCTACTATTCAGGGTACTCAAGCCATAGAAAAAGCTGAGGAGCTATTTCAACGAGAAGCTGTTACTCTTCATCAACTACAGCATCCCCAGATTCCTCGGTTTTGGGAGACATTTCGACAAGAGAAAAGGCTTTTTTTAGTCGAAGACTTTATCGCAGGTCAAACCTATCAGTATTTATTAGAGCAACGCTTACAGCAAGGAAAATGCTTTAAGGAAGCAGAAATCTTACAACTATTCCGTGAACTGTTGCCAGTTTTGAGCTATCTCCACCGTCAGGGAGTTATCCACCGCGATATCTCCCCCGATAACATCATGCTTCGTGCTAAAGATAAGCAGCCTGTTTTAATCGATTTAGGTGGTGTTAAACAAATAGCAATTGATGTTGTTACTCAGGTAGCAAAAGCAAGAAATCGTCCTATTAGCGGAGCTACCTGTTTAGGCAAAGTTGGGTATGCACCAGATGAGCAGATCCGCCTGGGTATTGTCGCACCGCACAGTGATTTATATGCCTTAGCTGTTACAGCACTGGTGTTAATGACTGGTAAACAACCTCAAGAGTTATTGGATCAGCATACGCTGCATTGGATGTGGCAGAGAGAATTAACTCTCAGTCCTCTTTTGGAGAAGATTATTAACCAAATGCTGCATCGGCAACCTGCGCAACGTTTCAAGTCTGCTGATGAAATTCTACAAATGTTGCAATCTAATTCTTCAAGCCGAACTCATACAGCTACCAAGCCCACTGTACTACAGCAATCTAATCCTTCAAGCCGGACTTATGCAGCCACCAAGCCCACTGAATTTAAAGTTACTGCTTCGGTAAATAATTCAGGTCAGGGTGGAGTATTTGACAATTCTATTCAAGTACCAGATGAAATCAAAGGCTGGAACTGGGGAGCTTTTTTAATGCCAAACTTTTGGCTTTTTAGCAATCAAGTTTGGATTGGTTTATTGGTTTGGATTCCATACGTAGGCTGGATTATGTCTTTTGTGCTGGGTGCTAAAGGAAATAAATGGGCATGGAAAAGCCGCAAGTGGGACAGTATTGCAGCGTTTAAAGCATATCAAAGAGCCTGGACAAAATGGGGTTTGATCATCTATGGAAGTTTTTTAGCTTTAGCTTTATTAGTTGGCTTTTTAGCCGCAATGGTTGCTATTGTGACAGAGATTGAATCGCAGCGTGTTAGCTCTAGTACTACTAGCTCTCCGTCTACTTCTTCCACGCAAGAACTATCCGAGGCATATCCGTCAGATGCTATTGACTCGTCTATCTCTGCATGCGAACAGTCTTTTCGAGCCAATGCTCCAAAGGCTGCTACGCAAATAATTAGTAACTATTGCAGCTGTACAGTTAGTGCAGTTCAACAAAAGATGAGTTATGGGGAATACGTAGAAGCAGAAACTGTTCTATATAAGCGTCAGCAAAATCAAGAACTAAACCCCAGTGAACAGAGGAAAGCAGATAACTATATGAACAAGCTTTATGAAGCAATCTCAATCTGTCGTCAGAGATTAGGGTTTTGA